In Enterobacteriaceae bacterium Kacie_13, the following proteins share a genomic window:
- a CDS encoding cytochrome ubiquinol oxidase subunit I, with the protein MFGLDALELARIQFAFTVSFHIIFPAITIGLASFLAVLEGMWLKTKKEAYRDLYHFWSKIFAVNFGMGVVSGLVMAYQFGTNWSMFSSFAGSITGPLLTYEVLTAFFLEAGFLGVMLFGWNRVGPGLHFFSTCMVALGTLMSTFWILASNSWMQTPQGYEIVKNLVVPVSWMKIIFNPSFPFRLMHMTTAAFLASAFFVGSAAAWHLLRGRDTPAIRTMLSMAMWMALIVSPIQAFLGDAHGLNTLKYQPAKIAAIEGHWENKDNKPTPLVLIGYPDMNREETRYAVEIPYLGSLILTHSLTHQIPALKSFPKEDRPNSSVIFYTFRIMAGLGMLMILLGVLSLILRRGGKMYTSKAFLRFTFLMGPSGLLALLAGWITTEMGRQPWVVYGLLRTKDAVSNHNVLQMSVSLILFIVIYCSVFGVGYGYMMRLIRKGPQAHEGESVDHGGPGQHRTPARPLSAIKESLSDDAKGV; encoded by the coding sequence ATGTTTGGTCTTGATGCGCTTGAACTGGCCCGTATCCAGTTTGCGTTCACCGTCTCTTTCCATATCATTTTTCCTGCCATCACCATCGGGCTGGCCAGTTTTCTGGCAGTGCTCGAAGGGATGTGGCTGAAAACCAAAAAAGAGGCTTACCGCGACCTGTACCATTTCTGGTCGAAAATCTTTGCCGTTAACTTCGGTATGGGCGTGGTCTCCGGTCTGGTGATGGCCTACCAGTTCGGCACCAACTGGAGCATGTTCTCCTCGTTTGCCGGGAGCATTACCGGCCCGCTTCTGACCTACGAAGTGCTTACGGCATTCTTCCTCGAAGCAGGCTTCCTCGGCGTGATGCTGTTCGGCTGGAACCGTGTCGGCCCGGGTCTGCACTTTTTCTCCACCTGCATGGTGGCGCTCGGCACGCTGATGTCAACGTTCTGGATCCTCGCCTCTAACAGCTGGATGCAGACGCCGCAGGGGTACGAGATTGTGAAAAATCTGGTGGTGCCGGTCAGCTGGATGAAGATCATCTTCAACCCGTCGTTCCCGTTCCGCCTGATGCACATGACCACGGCGGCATTCCTCGCTTCCGCATTCTTCGTCGGGTCTGCGGCAGCGTGGCACTTACTGCGTGGCCGCGACACGCCCGCTATCCGCACCATGTTGTCGATGGCGATGTGGATGGCACTGATCGTCTCCCCGATCCAGGCCTTTTTGGGCGACGCCCACGGTCTGAACACCCTGAAATATCAGCCTGCTAAAATCGCGGCAATTGAAGGCCACTGGGAGAATAAAGACAATAAACCGACGCCACTGGTGCTGATCGGTTACCCGGATATGAACCGCGAAGAAACACGCTACGCGGTGGAAATCCCCTATCTCGGCAGCCTGATCCTGACGCACAGCCTGACACATCAGATCCCGGCGCTGAAATCATTCCCTAAAGAAGACCGCCCGAACTCCTCGGTGATTTTCTACACCTTCCGCATCATGGCCGGTCTGGGTATGTTGATGATTTTGCTTGGCGTGCTGAGCCTCATCCTGCGTCGCGGCGGCAAGATGTACACCTCAAAAGCGTTCCTGCGTTTTACTTTCCTGATGGGTCCTTCAGGTCTTCTGGCGTTACTGGCGGGATGGATCACCACGGAAATGGGTCGCCAGCCATGGGTCGTTTACGGCCTGCTGCGCACCAAAGACGCGGTTTCCAACCATAACGTGTTGCAGATGAGCGTCAGCCTGATCCTGTTCATCGTGATCTACTGCTCGGTCTTCGGGGTCGGCTACGGCTACATGATGCGTCTGATCCGCAAGGGTCCGCAGGCGCACGAAGGTGAAAGCGTCGATCACGGCGGTCCCGGCCAGCACCGGACGCCTGCGCGTCCATTGTCTGCCATCAAAGAATCACTGTCCGACGACGCTAAGGGAGTTTGA